A region from the Aegilops tauschii subsp. strangulata cultivar AL8/78 chromosome 5, Aet v6.0, whole genome shotgun sequence genome encodes:
- the LOC109755662 gene encoding uncharacterized protein, producing MVRRGGLLTGGYYGGASSWKAGRVMRAAVAAFFNGYHCFSPVAAMLALPFSAAVLASQAAASSSTSSSGAVLRGVSSRLRGMFHAAGFPPSPFFALLNGKLSQTVFTYAATLPVALTVLLLAKACVAGVLRADPAHERRRRGRMSLPPCGAVARAYPALVATHLVGSFAMLSANAAAFSLLFLAFGAADLLGFTSRSSKLALSAAGAIVYSVAVGVATVVCNLAVVVAAMEERCAGHAAVLRACVLIRGRVPTALALALPTNLGMAAAEALFQLRVVSQRRKAGRLAPGVAGEAFSIAYIHALCVVLEIIISCMFYRSCRRSEADELRELEPEEKGDLQA from the coding sequence ATGGTGAGGAGAGGAGGGCTGCTGACTGGTGGGTACTATGGCGGCGCGTCGTCGTGGAAGGCCGGGAGGGTGATGAGGGCGGCCGTGGCGGCCTTCTTCAACGGCTACCACTGCTTCAGCCCCGTGGCGGCCATGCTCGCGCTGCCCTTCTCCGCGGCCGTACTCGCGTCCCAGGCCGCCGCGTCCTCCTCCACGTCCTCGTCGGGGGCGGTGCTGCGCGGCGTGTCGTCGCGGCTCCGGGGGATGTTCCACGCCGCGGGGTTCCCGCCGTCGCCCTTCTTCGCGCTGCTCAACGGCAAGCTGTCGCAGACCGTGTTCACGTACGCGGCCACGCTGCCCGTGGCGCTCACCGTCCTGCTGCTCGCCAAGGCCTGCGTCGCCGGCGTGCTCCGCGCGGACCCGGCGcacgagcggcggcggcgggggcgcaTGTCGCTCCCGCCCTGCGGCGCCGTGGCGCGCGCGTACCCGGCGCTCGTGGCCACGCACCTCGTCGGCTCCTTCGCCATGCTCTCCGCCAACGCCGCCGCCTTCTCGCTGCTCTTCCTGGCCTTCGGCGCCGCCGACCTGCTGGGCTTCACCTCCCGCTCGTCCAAGCTCGCGCTCTCCGCCGCGGGCGCCATCGTATACTCCGTGGCCGTCGGCGTCGCCACCGTCGTCTGCAACCTCGCCGTCGTGGTGGCCGCCATGGAGGAGCGCTGCGCCGGGCACGCCGCGGTGCTCAGGGCGTGCGTCCTCATCAGGGGCCGCGTGCCCACGGCGCTGGCGCTGGCGCTGCCCACCAACCTGGGCATGGCGGCGGCCGAGGCGCTGTTTCAGCTGCGGGTGGTGTCGCAGCGCCGGAAGGCCGGGAGGCTGGCGCCGGGGGTCGCCGGCGAGGCCTTCTCGATCGCCTACATCCACGCGCTCTGCGTGGTGCTGGAGATCATCATCAGCTGCATGTTCTACCGGAGCTGCAGGAGGAGCGAGGCCGATGAGCTGAGAGAGCTGGAGCCCGAGGAGAAGGGCGACCTCCAGGCATAG